Below is a genomic region from Echinicola rosea.
TCCCTTTTATCGACATGGCAATTATCTTACTTTGATTTTAAAACTCCCTGTATGGAGCATCCAGCAATTCGTTCACTTCATCTTCCTTAAACCGGGCTTTTTCTGCATCCCAGTGGAGGGTCTTGTTCGGGAAGCGCCCCGCCAAGGTGCCCAAAAGGATCGTCTCTGTTAACCTGGCAGCATAGGAAAAAGGAGCACTACACTCATCTTTACCCAGACAAGCATCCACAAACTGATGGTAATGCTTCTTGCCTTCGCTGGCATAATCCCTTACTGGCTCACCCAAATGCTCTGTTCCGCTTAAATCCAACTCTTGGTATTCATTGTCCACGATGAGCTTGGGCAGCTGCATAAAATGGGGAAGGAGTAATCTGCGTCCATCTTCGCCGATAAACATGGCTCCTTGGGAAGGCAGTTTGTCTCCATTGGGGAGCTTCAGGTCCTTGTGCTTGGCAGGAGCGCCCGGGCCATCAGACCAAATCCATTTTAGCGTGTCAGTGGTATGTGCAGTTCCGGGAAAGACATAGGTCACCTCGTTGTTTTCTGGAAACCCAAAACCGGTCGGCTTTCGGCAATTGTTCTTGATCGTCATGGGGACATCCAGCTCTAGGGCATTATAAGGGGTGTCAAAGATGTGTACGCCCATGTCCCCTAAAGTGCCACAGCCAAAATCCAGTACTTTTCTCCAATTGCCTGGATGGTAATAACCTTCCTTATAGTCCCTTTCTGAAGAAGTCCCCAGCCAAAGGTTCCAGTCCAGATTAGACGGAACAGGATCCGATCCCTCTGGAGCGGGACCATCAAAACCCCAGTTTTTTGGTGACCAAGCACGCACGGTTTTTACTTTTCCGATAATGCCGCTTCTGATCAAATGGGTGGCCAATTGATAGTCATAAAATGAATGGACCTGAATGCCCATTTGGGTCGTGATATTATTTTCAGCAGCAAATTTGTTCATCGCCCTGGCCTCGGAGACATGGTGGGTCAATGGCTTCTGGCAATAGACAGATTTACCATTTTCCATGGCCATCATGGAAGCCGGCGCATGCGTATGATCGGGAGTAGAAACCACTACCGCGTCGATAGCATCGGACATTTCTTTAAACATCTCTCGGTAGTCTGCATACACCTTGGCTTTTGGATGCATGGCTTTGGCGGCAGCAAGGGCATTCTTATCCACATCGCAAAGCGCCACTACATCTACCAGTTCATGACTGGAAATGGCCTTCAGGTCTTCCATGCCCATATTG
It encodes:
- a CDS encoding Gfo/Idh/MocA family protein — encoded protein: MKKRTFLKNTAALAAVSMLPGSVWSLAKGQRLRTAHIGVSNMGMEDLKAISSHELVDVVALCDVDKNALAAAKAMHPKAKVYADYREMFKEMSDAIDAVVVSTPDHTHAPASMMAMENGKSVYCQKPLTHHVSEARAMNKFAAENNITTQMGIQVHSFYDYQLATHLIRSGIIGKVKTVRAWSPKNWGFDGPAPEGSDPVPSNLDWNLWLGTSSERDYKEGYYHPGNWRKVLDFGCGTLGDMGVHIFDTPYNALELDVPMTIKNNCRKPTGFGFPENNEVTYVFPGTAHTTDTLKWIWSDGPGAPAKHKDLKLPNGDKLPSQGAMFIGEDGRRLLLPHFMQLPKLIVDNEYQELDLSGTEHLGEPVRDYASEGKKHYHQFVDACLGKDECSAPFSYAARLTETILLGTLAGRFPNKTLHWDAEKARFKEDEVNELLDAPYREF